One genomic window of Salvelinus alpinus chromosome 17, SLU_Salpinus.1, whole genome shotgun sequence includes the following:
- the nr2c2 gene encoding nuclear receptor subfamily 2 group C member 2 isoform X2 — MMTNVEVLSQQIVASEKVTEVQTSPADLSVMSGSPQRFQIISTEPSATPQHIQIVTDQQTGQKIQIVTTMDPFSGPKQQFILAAADGSGTGKVILTSPENQGTKQIIFTTADSLVPGRIQIVTDAASVEQLLGKAGDVGRPQPVEYCVVCGDKASGRHYGAVSCEGCKGFFKRSVRKNLTYSCRSNQDCVVNKHHRNRCQFCRLRKCLDMGMKMESVQSERKPIDLPRERPVNCAASTEKIYIRKNLMSPLIATPTFITDSDGSRSSLLDPGMLVNIQQPLIQADGTLLLATDTKSESGQGDLGTLASVVTSLANLTDSLSESLNNSDTSDDQQEEQSASEITRAFDTLAKALNPSESGVGQNLAEGGECVGGATIQVISRDQVTPLIEVEGPLLTDTHVSFKLTMPSPMPDYLNVHYICESASRLLFLSMHWASSIPAFSALGQESNTSLVRACWNELFTLGLAQCAQIMSLSTILEAIINHLQNSIQDGVVCCSPVDKVSAERVKLVMEHIWKLQEFCNSMAKMETDSYEYAYLKAIVLFSPGLNSCSQIVKFQEKAQMELQDYVQKTYPDDTYRLTRILMRLPALRLMSSSITEELFFTGLIGNVPIDSIIPYILKMETADYNTQITGPTA; from the exons ATGATGACCAATGTGGAGGTGCTTTCTCAGCAGATAGTGGCGTCTGAGAAGGTGACGGAG GTGCAGACCTCTCCCGCTGACTTGTCAGTGATGAGTGGCTCTCCACAACGCTTCCAGATCATCTCCACTGAGCCCTCAGCCACACCGCAGCACATTCAG atTGTAACGGACCAGCAGACGGGTCAGAAGATCCAGATAGTCACGACCATGGATCCCTTCAGCGGGCCCAAGCAGCAGTTTATTCTGGCGGCGGCTGATGGCTCAGGAACGGGCAAAGTCATCCTGACCTCCCCAGAAAACCAGGGCACCAAGCAGATCATTTTCACAACCGCAGACAGCCTGGTACCCGGCAGAATACAG ATTGTGACAGATGCAGCGTCGGTGGAGCAGTTATTGGGGAAGGCAGGGGACGTGGGCCGGCCTCAACCTGTAGAATATTGCGTGGTGTGTGGAGACAAGGCTTCAG GGCGTCACTATGGGGCTGTCAGCTGTGAAGGCTGTAAAGGCTTCTTCAAGAGGAGTGTGAGAAAGAACCTGACTTACAGTTGCCGGAGTAACCAGGACTGTGTTGTCAACAAGCACCACCGTAACCGCTGTCAATTCTGCCGGCTGAGGAAATGCCTGGACATGGGCATGAAGATGGAGT CCGTGCAGAGTGAAAGGAAGCCCATTGACCTGCCCAGAGAGAGGCCTGTTAACTGTGCTGCGTCCACAGAGAAGATCTACATTAGGAAGAACCTGATGAGCCCACTCATCGCCACGCCAACCTTCATCACCGACAGTGATGGCTCCAG ATCCAGTCTGCTAGACCCAGGGATGCTGGTGAACATCCAGCAGCCTCTGATCCAGGCTGACGGGACTCTACTGCTGGCCACAGACACCAAG TCTGAGTCGGGGCAGGGGGACTTGGGGACCCTGGCCAGTGTGGTGACATCTCTGGCCAACCTGACCGACTCCCTCAGTGAGTCCCTGAACAACAGTGATACCTCAGACGACCAGCAGGAGGAGCAATCTGCCAGCGAGAtaacacg tgCCTTCGACACCCTGGCCAAAGCCCTGAACCCATCTGAGTCGGGGGTGGGGCAAAACCTGGCGGAGGGTGGGGAGTGTGTGGGTGGAGCCACCATCCAAGTGATCAGCCGGGACCAGGTGACCCCCCTCATTGAGGTGGAGGGCCCactgctcacagacacacacgtcaGCTTCAAG CTGACCATGCCCAGCCCCATGCCAGACTATCTGAATGTGCACTACATCTGTGAGTCAGCGTCccgcctcctcttcctctccatgcACTGGGCAAGCTCCATCCCTGCGTTCTCCGCTCTTGG tcaggaGAGTAACACCAGCCTGGTACGTGCCTGTTGGAATGAGCTATTCACTCTGGGGCTGGCTCAGTGTGCTCAGATCATGAGTCTCTCCACCATCCTGGAAGCCATCATCAACCACCTCCAGAACAGCATCCAGGACG GTGTTGTCTGCTGTTCCCCTGTAGATAAGGTGTCTGCGGAGAGAGTGAAGCTGGTGATGGAACACATCTGGAAGCTGCAGGAGTTCTGTAACAGCATGGCtaagatggagacagacagctaTGAGTATGCTTACCTGAAGGCCATAGTGCTCTTCAGCCCTG GCCTGAACAGTTGCAGCCAGATAGTGAAGTTCCAGGAGAAAGCCCAGATGGAACTGCAGGACTATGTGCAGAAGACTTATCCAGATGACACATACAG GTTGACGCGTATCCTGATGCGACTCCCTGCGCTGCGTCTGATGAGCTCCAGCATCACAGAGGAGCTATTCTTCACCGGCCTGATCGGCAACGTGCCCATCGACAGCATCATCCCTTACATCCTCAAGATGGAGACCGCCGACTACAACACCCAGATCACCGGTCCCACAGCGTGA
- the b3galt4 gene encoding beta-1,3-galactosyltransferase 9 — MVGRGLWVCKPRFGKRGRFGVVPALCVLIVSAALLALLFVDSIESWATSMNMNTMVEAQGGIILPQSVPPTRPEEYLLMPSPLVCQRAKPYLIAMVTSAPANQMARQAIRDTWGGEVEVRGHRVMTLFMVGVASDPGLAKLLIEEARERGDLIQGRFWDSYSNLTLKTLSMLNWARHFCPQAHFLAKVDDDVLFNPGALLRYLNRSTVTNTYEHGDLYLGRVHLHVAPDRDPDSKHYLPRGAYPASVFPDYCSGTAYILSRSTLLKISLTAAASPLPTPLPPEDVFVGLCARAAGVLPSHCPLFSGGPAVPYGRCCYQAMVSIHHISPREMLRFWADIHSPPPCSWLGLRASLGVCKVRAMLGTFLGVDQGL, encoded by the coding sequence ATGGTGGGGCGGGGCCTGTGGGTGTGTAAGCCCCGCTTTGGTAAGCGGGGGCGGTTCGGGGTGGTGCCTGCTCTCTGTGTGCTGATAGTCAGTGCTGCCCTGCTAGCTCTGCTCTTCGTGGACTCCATTGAGTCATGGGCCACCTCCATGAACATGAACACAATGGTAGAGGCGCAGGGGGGGATCATACTCCCACAAAGTGTCCCCCCAACCAGACCCGAGGAGTACCTCCTTATGCCCAGCCCTCTCGTCTGCCAGCGTGCCAAACCCTACCTCATCGCCATGGTGACCTCCGCCCCAGCCAATCAGATGGCCCGCCAGGCCATCCGGGACACGTGGGGTGGGGAGGTGGAGGTCAGGGGTCATAGGGTCATGACCTTGTTCATGGTCGGGGTGGCCTCTGACCCTGGGCTAGCCAAGCTGCTGATAGAGGAGGCCCGGGAACGAGGGGACCTGATCCAAGGGCGCTTCTGGGACTCCTACTCTAACCTGACCCTGAAGACCCTCTCCATGCTGAACTGGGCCCGACACTTCTGCCCCCAGGCCCACTTCCTGGCCAAGGTGGACGATGACGTCCTGTTCAACCCCGGGGCCCTGCTGCGCTACCTGAACAGGAGCACCGTGACCAACACCTACGAGCATGGGGACCTGTACCTTGGCCGGGTCCACCTTCACGTGGCTCCAGACCGAGACCCAGACAGTAAGCACTACCTCCCTAGAGGGGCATACCCTGCATCTGTCTTCCCTGACTACTGCAGTGGCACTGCCTACATCCTCTCTCGCTCCACCCTGCTCAAGATCTCCTTGACTGCCGCTGCCTCACCTCTGCCCACCCCTCTGCCCCCTGAGGACGTGTTTGTGGGTCTGTGTGCCCGTGCAGCTGGAGTGCTGCCCTCCCACTGCCCGCTGTTCTCTGGTGGGCCCGCAGTGCCCTACGGGCGCTGCTGCTACCAGGCCATGGTGTCCATCCACCACATCTCCCCCAGAGAGATGCTCCGGTTTTGGGCTGACATCCACTCCCCTCCCCCCTGCTCCTGGCTGGGCCTGCGCGCCTCCCTGGGGGTCTGTAAAGTCCGGGCCATGCTGGGGACCTTTCTGGGGGTGGATCAGGGGCTGTGA
- the mrps25 gene encoding small ribosomal subunit protein mS25, with amino-acid sequence MPMKGRFPIRRTLEYLQKGEVVLKNRVKILTVNYNTHGQLSDGARKFVFFNVPQIQYKNPWVQIMMFKNMTPSPFLKFYLDDGEQVLVDVEGKDHKQITQHVKTILGKTDEVLQAEALARMEAANPANFGPKKYCLKECICEVEGQVPCPGTTPLPKEMTGKYRAQMAAAQD; translated from the exons ATGCCTATGAAAGGAAGATTCCCCATTAGACGAACGCTGGAGTATCTCCAGAAAGGAGAAGTTGTATTGAAAAACAGAGTAAAGATTTTGACAGTAAATTACAACACACATGGACAGCTCAGCGACGGAGCAAG AAAATTTGTGTTCTTCAATGTTCCACAAATTCAGTACAAAAATCCTTGGGTTCAAATTATGATGTTTAAGAACATGACACCATCGCCATTCCTAAAGTTCTACCTAG ATGATGGAGAGCAGGTgttggtggatgtggaggggaagGACCATAAACAAATCACCCAACATGTCAAGACTATTCTTGGCAAGACCGA TGAGGTCCTGCAGGCTGAGGCTTTAGCCAGGATGGAGGCTGCTAACCCAGCCAACTTTGGGCCCAAGAAGTACTGTCTGAAGGAGTGTATCTGTGAGGTGGAGGGCCAGGTTCCCTGCCCGGGAACCACGCCGCTGCCCAAGGAGATGACTGGGAAATACCGTGCACAGATGGCAGCCGCACAAGACTGA
- the nr2c2 gene encoding nuclear receptor subfamily 2 group C member 2 isoform X3 yields MMTNVEVLSQQIVASEKVTEVQTSPADLSVMSGSPQRFQIISTEPSATPQHIQIVTDQQTGQKIQIVTTMDPFSGPKQQFILAAADGSGTGKVILTSPENQGTKQIIFTTADSLVPGRIQIVTDAASVEQLLGKAGDVGRPQPVEYCVVCGDKASGRHYGAVSCEGCKGFFKRSVRKNLTYSCRSNQDCVVNKHHRNRCQFCRLRKCLDMGMKMESVQSERKPIDLPRERPVNCAASTEKIYIRKNLMSPLIATPTFITDSDGSRSSLLDPGMLVNIQQPLIQADGTLLLATDTKSESGQGDLGTLASVVTSLANLTDSLSESLNNSDTSDDQQEEQSASEITRAFDTLAKALNPSESGVGQNLAEGGECVGGATIQVISRDQVTPLIEVEGPLLTDTHVSFKLTMPSPMPDYLNVHYICESASRLLFLSMHWASSIPAFSALGQESNTSLVRACWNELFTLGLAQCAQIMSLSTILEAIINHLQNSIQDDKVSAERVKLVMEHIWKLQEFCNSMAKMETDSYEYAYLKAIVLFSPDHPGLNSCSQIVKFQEKAQMELQDYVQKTYPDDTYRLTRILMRLPALRLMSSSITEELFFTGLIGNVPIDSIIPYILKMETADYNTQITGPTA; encoded by the exons ATGATGACCAATGTGGAGGTGCTTTCTCAGCAGATAGTGGCGTCTGAGAAGGTGACGGAG GTGCAGACCTCTCCCGCTGACTTGTCAGTGATGAGTGGCTCTCCACAACGCTTCCAGATCATCTCCACTGAGCCCTCAGCCACACCGCAGCACATTCAG atTGTAACGGACCAGCAGACGGGTCAGAAGATCCAGATAGTCACGACCATGGATCCCTTCAGCGGGCCCAAGCAGCAGTTTATTCTGGCGGCGGCTGATGGCTCAGGAACGGGCAAAGTCATCCTGACCTCCCCAGAAAACCAGGGCACCAAGCAGATCATTTTCACAACCGCAGACAGCCTGGTACCCGGCAGAATACAG ATTGTGACAGATGCAGCGTCGGTGGAGCAGTTATTGGGGAAGGCAGGGGACGTGGGCCGGCCTCAACCTGTAGAATATTGCGTGGTGTGTGGAGACAAGGCTTCAG GGCGTCACTATGGGGCTGTCAGCTGTGAAGGCTGTAAAGGCTTCTTCAAGAGGAGTGTGAGAAAGAACCTGACTTACAGTTGCCGGAGTAACCAGGACTGTGTTGTCAACAAGCACCACCGTAACCGCTGTCAATTCTGCCGGCTGAGGAAATGCCTGGACATGGGCATGAAGATGGAGT CCGTGCAGAGTGAAAGGAAGCCCATTGACCTGCCCAGAGAGAGGCCTGTTAACTGTGCTGCGTCCACAGAGAAGATCTACATTAGGAAGAACCTGATGAGCCCACTCATCGCCACGCCAACCTTCATCACCGACAGTGATGGCTCCAG ATCCAGTCTGCTAGACCCAGGGATGCTGGTGAACATCCAGCAGCCTCTGATCCAGGCTGACGGGACTCTACTGCTGGCCACAGACACCAAG TCTGAGTCGGGGCAGGGGGACTTGGGGACCCTGGCCAGTGTGGTGACATCTCTGGCCAACCTGACCGACTCCCTCAGTGAGTCCCTGAACAACAGTGATACCTCAGACGACCAGCAGGAGGAGCAATCTGCCAGCGAGAtaacacg tgCCTTCGACACCCTGGCCAAAGCCCTGAACCCATCTGAGTCGGGGGTGGGGCAAAACCTGGCGGAGGGTGGGGAGTGTGTGGGTGGAGCCACCATCCAAGTGATCAGCCGGGACCAGGTGACCCCCCTCATTGAGGTGGAGGGCCCactgctcacagacacacacgtcaGCTTCAAG CTGACCATGCCCAGCCCCATGCCAGACTATCTGAATGTGCACTACATCTGTGAGTCAGCGTCccgcctcctcttcctctccatgcACTGGGCAAGCTCCATCCCTGCGTTCTCCGCTCTTGG tcaggaGAGTAACACCAGCCTGGTACGTGCCTGTTGGAATGAGCTATTCACTCTGGGGCTGGCTCAGTGTGCTCAGATCATGAGTCTCTCCACCATCCTGGAAGCCATCATCAACCACCTCCAGAACAGCATCCAGGACG ATAAGGTGTCTGCGGAGAGAGTGAAGCTGGTGATGGAACACATCTGGAAGCTGCAGGAGTTCTGTAACAGCATGGCtaagatggagacagacagctaTGAGTATGCTTACCTGAAGGCCATAGTGCTCTTCAGCCCTG ACCATCCAGGCCTGAACAGTTGCAGCCAGATAGTGAAGTTCCAGGAGAAAGCCCAGATGGAACTGCAGGACTATGTGCAGAAGACTTATCCAGATGACACATACAG GTTGACGCGTATCCTGATGCGACTCCCTGCGCTGCGTCTGATGAGCTCCAGCATCACAGAGGAGCTATTCTTCACCGGCCTGATCGGCAACGTGCCCATCGACAGCATCATCCCTTACATCCTCAAGATGGAGACCGCCGACTACAACACCCAGATCACCGGTCCCACAGCGTGA
- the nr2c2 gene encoding nuclear receptor subfamily 2 group C member 2 isoform X1, translating into MMTNVEVLSQQIVASEKVTEVQTSPADLSVMSGSPQRFQIISTEPSATPQHIQIVTDQQTGQKIQIVTTMDPFSGPKQQFILAAADGSGTGKVILTSPENQGTKQIIFTTADSLVPGRIQIVTDAASVEQLLGKAGDVGRPQPVEYCVVCGDKASGRHYGAVSCEGCKGFFKRSVRKNLTYSCRSNQDCVVNKHHRNRCQFCRLRKCLDMGMKMESVQSERKPIDLPRERPVNCAASTEKIYIRKNLMSPLIATPTFITDSDGSRSSLLDPGMLVNIQQPLIQADGTLLLATDTKSESGQGDLGTLASVVTSLANLTDSLSESLNNSDTSDDQQEEQSASEITRAFDTLAKALNPSESGVGQNLAEGGECVGGATIQVISRDQVTPLIEVEGPLLTDTHVSFKLTMPSPMPDYLNVHYICESASRLLFLSMHWASSIPAFSALGQESNTSLVRACWNELFTLGLAQCAQIMSLSTILEAIINHLQNSIQDGVVCCSPVDKVSAERVKLVMEHIWKLQEFCNSMAKMETDSYEYAYLKAIVLFSPDHPGLNSCSQIVKFQEKAQMELQDYVQKTYPDDTYRLTRILMRLPALRLMSSSITEELFFTGLIGNVPIDSIIPYILKMETADYNTQITGPTA; encoded by the exons ATGATGACCAATGTGGAGGTGCTTTCTCAGCAGATAGTGGCGTCTGAGAAGGTGACGGAG GTGCAGACCTCTCCCGCTGACTTGTCAGTGATGAGTGGCTCTCCACAACGCTTCCAGATCATCTCCACTGAGCCCTCAGCCACACCGCAGCACATTCAG atTGTAACGGACCAGCAGACGGGTCAGAAGATCCAGATAGTCACGACCATGGATCCCTTCAGCGGGCCCAAGCAGCAGTTTATTCTGGCGGCGGCTGATGGCTCAGGAACGGGCAAAGTCATCCTGACCTCCCCAGAAAACCAGGGCACCAAGCAGATCATTTTCACAACCGCAGACAGCCTGGTACCCGGCAGAATACAG ATTGTGACAGATGCAGCGTCGGTGGAGCAGTTATTGGGGAAGGCAGGGGACGTGGGCCGGCCTCAACCTGTAGAATATTGCGTGGTGTGTGGAGACAAGGCTTCAG GGCGTCACTATGGGGCTGTCAGCTGTGAAGGCTGTAAAGGCTTCTTCAAGAGGAGTGTGAGAAAGAACCTGACTTACAGTTGCCGGAGTAACCAGGACTGTGTTGTCAACAAGCACCACCGTAACCGCTGTCAATTCTGCCGGCTGAGGAAATGCCTGGACATGGGCATGAAGATGGAGT CCGTGCAGAGTGAAAGGAAGCCCATTGACCTGCCCAGAGAGAGGCCTGTTAACTGTGCTGCGTCCACAGAGAAGATCTACATTAGGAAGAACCTGATGAGCCCACTCATCGCCACGCCAACCTTCATCACCGACAGTGATGGCTCCAG ATCCAGTCTGCTAGACCCAGGGATGCTGGTGAACATCCAGCAGCCTCTGATCCAGGCTGACGGGACTCTACTGCTGGCCACAGACACCAAG TCTGAGTCGGGGCAGGGGGACTTGGGGACCCTGGCCAGTGTGGTGACATCTCTGGCCAACCTGACCGACTCCCTCAGTGAGTCCCTGAACAACAGTGATACCTCAGACGACCAGCAGGAGGAGCAATCTGCCAGCGAGAtaacacg tgCCTTCGACACCCTGGCCAAAGCCCTGAACCCATCTGAGTCGGGGGTGGGGCAAAACCTGGCGGAGGGTGGGGAGTGTGTGGGTGGAGCCACCATCCAAGTGATCAGCCGGGACCAGGTGACCCCCCTCATTGAGGTGGAGGGCCCactgctcacagacacacacgtcaGCTTCAAG CTGACCATGCCCAGCCCCATGCCAGACTATCTGAATGTGCACTACATCTGTGAGTCAGCGTCccgcctcctcttcctctccatgcACTGGGCAAGCTCCATCCCTGCGTTCTCCGCTCTTGG tcaggaGAGTAACACCAGCCTGGTACGTGCCTGTTGGAATGAGCTATTCACTCTGGGGCTGGCTCAGTGTGCTCAGATCATGAGTCTCTCCACCATCCTGGAAGCCATCATCAACCACCTCCAGAACAGCATCCAGGACG GTGTTGTCTGCTGTTCCCCTGTAGATAAGGTGTCTGCGGAGAGAGTGAAGCTGGTGATGGAACACATCTGGAAGCTGCAGGAGTTCTGTAACAGCATGGCtaagatggagacagacagctaTGAGTATGCTTACCTGAAGGCCATAGTGCTCTTCAGCCCTG ACCATCCAGGCCTGAACAGTTGCAGCCAGATAGTGAAGTTCCAGGAGAAAGCCCAGATGGAACTGCAGGACTATGTGCAGAAGACTTATCCAGATGACACATACAG GTTGACGCGTATCCTGATGCGACTCCCTGCGCTGCGTCTGATGAGCTCCAGCATCACAGAGGAGCTATTCTTCACCGGCCTGATCGGCAACGTGCCCATCGACAGCATCATCCCTTACATCCTCAAGATGGAGACCGCCGACTACAACACCCAGATCACCGGTCCCACAGCGTGA